The window TTTTGGCGTTCCGATTATAGCCATGCCCATGCACCTTGATCAGACAATAAATGCTAGGTTGATGGTTGAACTTGGTGTGGCGGTGGAGATTGTTAGAGATGACGAAGGGAAAGTTCACAGAGAAGAAGTAGCACAAGTTGTTAAAAGTGTAATTGGTAATGAAAGAGGGGACATTTTGAGAATGAGAGTAAGAGACATCAGTGACAAGTCCAAGGCCGTAGGTGAGGAAGAGATAGATGCAACAATTTAAGAGCTAATACAGTTTTGCAAGAATAGTTAGTTATAActgcaatagtgtgatgttgtaACTCAAACTAACCATAAATGCTTTGTTTATGTCCAGAATAAACATTAGGGGGTTCTCTATTATAATCTAGTAGTGATATCTCTAATGTAAGATTCTTCTAGTAAACACCGGTGTTTTAGTTAGTATTACCTATAcgaattttcaatttttattgtttttatcTTTTACTAGATCTGCTTAGATATCAAGATATTGTAAATCATTCGATATAAATTTATTTCCATGTGATTTTAAGCCAACCTCTTTCTCTTTTAACACATTCAAAAGTTATGTTGTCACATCTATCTAAGAACTAGTGTATTTAGTGGTGTACATAATACAACGACATTCTCTCATCTATATGATGCTTGCTACTTGCATCTTCTGAGAGATGTGATACTTATTTTTTATCCTATCTAATTTTGAATGAACACACATTCACTTTA is drawn from Nicotiana tabacum cultivar K326 chromosome 9, ASM71507v2, whole genome shotgun sequence and contains these coding sequences:
- the LOC142164384 gene encoding UDP-glucosyltransferase 29-like, giving the protein MKVIPVGSLVQDREINEDDEDVELIDWLGKKNEHSTVFVSFGSDEYFLSEEELEEIAFGLEYSNVNFIWVVSIDFGVPIIAMPMHLDQTINARLMVELGVAVEIVRDDEGKVHREEVAQVVKSVIGNERGDILRMRVRDISDKSKAVGEEEIDATI